Genomic segment of Centropristis striata isolate RG_2023a ecotype Rhode Island chromosome 21, C.striata_1.0, whole genome shotgun sequence:
CTTATCATTAGATCTGTGTAGAtgaagagtgaaggtgttcagtaaagagttggatcttcagtctcttcttaaagattgatcaagactcagcagatcagatggagtttggaagttggttccaccacctataggggctctacagaggagaagagtctggtttgagacgtagaggccTTCAGCGGTGGAGGAGCAAGACGTCTTTTGCTGGAAGAGCGTAGTGGCctggagggtttgtggacctgaacaagggagttcagataagcagggGCTGTGCTGCTGTCTGTAGACAAAGACAAGGCTTTAATGTGATGCTGCTGAGACTGGGAGCCAGAGATagagatgaggagcggagtgacatgtgctctcctgggctggttgaagaccagacggatcatctgcagaggcttggtggtgcagcaggaagacctgccagtagagagttgcagtagtctaaacgtcaggtcaggtagggtctgatcttcctgatgttgtacagggacacatgaaccttgaagacCAGTTCgtcatcaatcatgacacccaGGTTCCCTGCAGAGCTGGTGGGACgagttgcatggatccaagctgaagattgataggctgatatTAGGTGGGACAGGCTGGGATGATGAGGAGCTCTGTCTTTGAGAGGTTAAACTGAAGGTGATGTTCAGTCATCATGTGGAGATGTCAGCAAGACAAGCAGAGATACGAGCCGAGTGTGTGGGGTCGTCTGATGGGAAGGACTggaacagctgggtatcatcgGCGTAACAATGGTACAAGAAGCCATGATGGAGGATGATTGCACCAAGTGAGGTGGTGTAAATTCCTTGCATGCTAAcagtgctaacatgctaacagtgCTAACATTAAGCAGGTATAATGTTCACCATCGTAGCTTAGcgtgttagcatgctgacatcACAGtccagctgaggctgatgggattGTTGCTGCAGGAGACCTGGTTCAGACCCGGTCTAAAGATCAGAACCAGTTCCTGGTCTAAAGGTTTAGAACCAGCTCTAAAGGTCAGAACCATGTCTAAGGGTCAGAACCAGGTCTGAAGGTCAGAACCAGGTCCTGGTCACAAGGTTTAGAACCAGCTCTAAAGGTCAGAACCTGGTCTGAATGTCAGAACCAGGTCTAAAGGTCCGAACCAGGTCCTGGTCTAAAGTTTCCATGAAAGTTTCCAGATTAATCTGTTCTCTGTCccagagtttatttttagattttcagGGGCAAAAGACcctgaggacagagagagacagagagactttATGCCAAGCTAAGCTTTCTTCGGTAATCTGCTCATCTTCTTCAcgtgtttaatgttttaatgttcagCTTCCTGCAGAAAAACTGGGTCATTTCCTgtaattagtgtgtgtgtgtgtgtgtgtgtgtgtgtgtgtgtatgtgtgtttcctTCCTGTTTATTTAGCTGTTGTCTTGTTGGAGTTACATAATTTCAGAcaagttcatgttttttttttactgaatattGAGTAGAAACATCTGAATGTTACGTGTTCTCAATATGTTCTGCTCCCCTGAGGGTTCTACAGTTACCATACACGTTCAGTTATTGATTATAAACTTTATCAGGTTTTCATCTGTTAATGTTCTGTGAGTCTGTTAGAGCTGCTTGCCCTGTCTGCAGGTCACACTGAACACTGCTGACTATTCACTATTCATTAGagccaaacacaaacacacacacacacacacacacacacacacacacacacacacacacacacacacacacacacacagagccttcATTGACATCTGCACAGTCACAGCTGTTGATTcattaagccccgccccctccgcGCTCCGCACTCATCAGCTCccgaaaataaaaaacagatgcTTTATTAttagcgcgcacacacacacacacacacacacacacacacacacacacacacacacacactaggtcCTGTTTGGCTTCATTCAGATGACAGGAAGTGGAGCCGACCTCTGGAGAGTTCCACTTCCTGTCCAGTCTGAGCTGCTGAACCTGACGAGgtggagaacacacacacacacacacacacacacacacacactgatggatGTTGGTGTTTCTGTGTCTCAGCTGGAGTTTGATCAGATGTCATGTTAACAGTTTTAAAAGTGTTCTTCTGGGtgaattcagacttttacaTGTTGAAGGAAAGATTATCAGAGCAGacgaggatgtgtgtgtgttgctctgtAACCGAAGCAGCTGCTGGGGAGAGGCGCCCCCTGCAGGCCGGAGgagtcacacacacgcacacacacgcacacacacacacacacacacacacaaagacacacacagaaggtTTATTCATGCATCTCAGTCAGATACAGTGCACGGTGTGTGTCACGaggatctcacacacacaaacacacacacacacacacacacacacacacacacacacacacacagatgcagatTAGTTATAATTATGATGTtctgctttaaatgttttattgtagAAAGCTGATGTGTCTGAGTGATCAAAGATCAATAATAACTGCAGCGGGACAGTCTGAGACCAGGACCAATCCTGATCCTGGTCCTGTTCCTGGGATTGGTCCTGGTCCTGTGAGAGGATCTGGACACACTGATGTTCCTGTTGGTTCTGTAGACTTCATAGTGAGAACAAAAGGACTCTTTCTCTGAGATCTTCTTCAGATTCATGAAGTTTCTGTTTGTTCCTGTGTTCTCCTTGTCAGTTCAACATGAGACAGCAGCACAGACTGAAAGAATAGCTACAAATAAACAATTAGCCAGCTgtaacatttatgtttctacCAAATTTGATGAAAGTTGTTCGAGGCGTTCCTGACAACATGCTTCGGGCTGTAAAACCACGGCATGCACCACGGCATGCACCGCGGCGTGCACAAACAGAGGGAAGTTAACACGACGTGAATGATGTGACTTGATGAAGGTCCTACTGCACTTCAATCTGCCACTCACATCTCCAACAAACCAAAACCctgaacagataaaaaaattattttcctctctgtgtttgtcagaTGTCGCTGGGAAGGCGGGCGACGTCCTCCACACGTCTTCACCTCCATCGAACCCCGACCCCTCGCCGCCACAGAACCACATCACAGTTGCTAAGAAACAGTCATGGGCACGTCAGGGCTTTGCGGCACCGCCCACACGCCTGCCACCGAGCTCCGCCCCCAGAAACTCTGACCAGGAGCGAGCGGCGGGAGCATCCCAGGATGCACCAGGGCAGTCATGGAGTCAGAGGCTGCTGCAGGATCAGGTACCTGTTCGGTTCCTGAGGTCCTCCTGCAGGTATCCAACCTCCTTTCAGCTCTTtgattctcttcttcttctcctgacAGACGGATCTGTGTGGCGTTGGTCCGGCGCTGGACGTGACCAGCTGTGTTCCCATCAGTTCCACCGCCATCCTGCAGGACGCCTCccatccagcagggggcgctccTGAAGGGCCTGGCTCCGCCACCAGCACCAAGCTGTCCGGCCAGCGGACCTACCTGCAGAGCCTTGACCGCAGCAGTCGAGCTTGGGTGCTGTCCTCAGGAAAGACCCAGGCTTCAGACGAGGCCCGCGGGCCGCAGCAGGAGAGCGGCGGCAACATCTGGTACAACCCGATCCCCGAGGAGGAGGACGCTGCGGCACCGCGGCGGGAGGAGGAGatctggaggaggagggacgacagggaggagagaggagcggCAAGGAGGCCGGCAGACATCCGGGCAGAGCCAGGAGGAGCCTGGACCGGGTCCACGGAGAGTCAACCGGAGGGCGCCAACCCCAGTGTCAGCCACCTGACCGATGACATCACCACAGAGAACACAGGTCACCTGAGTTCATTCATTCAGAATAATCATAAATATTCATCAGCTGTTCATTCATCATTGTTTCATGCTTCGTCTCTCTTCAGACTCCGCCCACTCAGACTCTAGCCCCGCCTCTCAGAAAAAAGGGGGCGTGTCCAGCAGTGTGATGGACAGGCTGCGGTCTCCGGGGACGGTGAGGAAACTCTCGATGAAGATGAAGAAACTTCCCGAGCTGCGCCGCAAACTCAGCCTCCGCTCGTCCTCCCGCGCCAATCGCCAGGGCAATGACAGCAAAGGGGGCAGCGACGAGTCCACCAATAAAAATCCGCCGTCGGCCTCGTCGAATCAGAACGTGATCAGCAGGTATCACCTCGATACCTCCGCCCCTCCGGCCAGACCGCTACGTCGCTCATCAAGAGGACGGTCGGCCAAAGGAGGTAACCTTTACTGagaacaacacaacaaacaacaaaaaacaaaaaatacaataaacacaataaacaacaataaaaaaataaacacaataaacattaaataagacagttttgtccttttttaatatattttaataaacaattattttttgtttttatttttaaactggcaacatttctttttttttccaggctaCCTTAGTGACGGGGACTCCCCTGAGCTGCTGCCACGGCAACAGGCCTCTCCCGTCACAACTCCCCAGGAGACGGCATGCGACATGTCGTCGTTCCGGCTATACGTGGACGCCGACCCGCCGCGCTGCAGCCAGCGGGTCACAGGGCTGCTGACGGTGCAGCTGCTGGgtctggaggagatgaagggcagcaggtaaacaacaataaacaataacaataataaatatgatCAGTCAAACACTTTGTGTTCTTAGCCTGCCGGTTTTGTCCTCTCAGGTCCGAGGGCAGTAAGGAAGTCTTCCTGGCGATCCAGATCGACGGGTTGACCAGAGCGAGGACCGCCCTCCTGACCCTGCGAGGCTCCGCCCTCCCGCTGAACCATGCTTTCCACCTGGAGTTGGAGCGCGCCAGGCAGCTCCGCGTGGTGGTGCTGACGCCAGGTACTGCCTCCGTTCTCACAGGTTGAGCTGAATCTGGTGTCatctgttcttctgaacaaatATATATCAGATCCTGATCCCCAGAGGACGGACCCTTTAGATCTCCATGTAACCGTTCCTCTGGTTGCTTTAGGCTCAGCTGGTTTATTTTGGTCAGTGGATCTTGTTGCTCAGATCCACCGAGTTCAAACTAATCCTCTATCTTCTCACTGTTTTCATGATTAAAGTCACGGAGGAGAAAACTGAGActtcttctttgtgtttctgtctgcagccggtccagcagctgcaggaggcTCCGGGTCTGTGACGGACCAGACTTCAGGGGGTCCAGCCAGAAACAGAGTCTGCGGTCTGGGCGGTGTCTCCATCCCTCCGCTCTTTAAAGGTTCCACAATATAAATTAATTCATAATGATTTCCTGTAAAACGAGGAACAGAATCTGAatgaatttattttgtgtcaggGAGTCGAAGtcagcagctctgtgtgaaGCTGGAGCCCCGAGGCCTGCTCTACCTCAAACTGTCCCTGCAGGAGAGGTGGGACACGCAGGTACGCACAAATACTACCAGTgctactaatactaatactactaacactaatactactactaataataatattactacTAATCCTAACCCTCAGGCAGCTGTTCATCATGACTTCACAGCTCCTTCACATCAAACTCTGACTCGATCTCAAAAGGAATATAAAATATAGCAGCAGTATCTCAACACctgtatcagttttttcacatATTTGAAAACGattcatttcaataaaaattgACTGGCTGTAAAATCAAGACAGATTAACAAACCAAAGATTATTTTACCCCTTCAGACCTGCAGAGTCCAAACCTGATCCGTTTGAGAATAGAAGTTTGAGAAAAGTGAGAAAAGAGTTTCCAGATAATTAcagaatgtaaatgtaattgttACAGCGCCATCTGGAGGTCAATGAGCTGTGGGAGTGATTTACACAGCCGCAGGTTTCCGTGACTCTTGGTGCACAAAGACTGTTAGAGGAGAAACAGGAGAATTAAAGTTGTGTGTGCCTCCTCAGCCAAGCTCCGACTCCTCTCTGCCTGCTAACGTGTTTGGGGTGGAGCTGCACCGCCTGGTGGAGAAGGAAGGATCTGCAGCTCCGGTTCCTCTGCTCATCCAGAAGTCTGTGACGGAGATTGAACGACGAGGACTGAAGGTACGCCTCTTTATTTTACAGTCTGTTTCATTtactgtctgttttatcttataGTCAGCTCCACTGGGTAGATAAACCATCAACAACCTTTACAGTTAACTTGTTGAATAATGTGTCAACTTGCAAtaattttgtctgtctgtctgtctccctgcctgtctgcttctctctctgcctgtctgtgtgtcaggTGGTGGGTCTGTACAGACTGTGTGGTTCTGCGGCGGTGAAGAAGGAGCTCAGGGATTGGTTCGAGAGGAACAGTTCCGCCGTGTGTCTCAGTGAGGACCTGTACCCCGACATCAACGTCATCACAGGTCAGAGACACTGACAGGACCTGGACTCTGACAGGACCTGGACTCTGACAGGACCTGGACACTGACAGGACCTGGACACTGACAGGACCTAGACACTGACAGGACCTGGACTCTGACAGGACCTAGACACTGACAGGACCTGGACACTGACAGGACCTGGACACCGACAGGACCTGGACTCTGACAGGACCTAGACACTGACAGGACCTGGACACTGACAGGACCTGGACACCGACAGGACCTCAGGGACTTTGAATTGTTTGAGACACTTTACCAAGTTGCAGAGGACTGTTTGTTCTCAGGTGTTCTGAAGGACTACCTGTACCGTGTGTGTTCTCAGGTATTCTGAAGGACTACCTGCGGGAGCTGCCATCTGCACTCATCACCAGGACTCTGTATGAGGTCGTCAGGGAGGCCATGACCCTACGACCCCCCCCAACTCCACCTGCGACCCCTGATCCCCAACTGGCCCAGAACACCGTGGACCTGCTGTCCTGTCTGCCGCCTCCAGAGAGGGTAAGAGACTAATACAGTAGTACTACAGCACTACCTACAGTAGTACTGCTCCTGCACAGTGTTGTGTTGTTCTTTG
This window contains:
- the LOC131960151 gene encoding rho GTPase-activating protein SYDE1, with amino-acid sequence MAEPLLKRTFSRLRGKDRTRRKTDPKLSDVAGKAGDVLHTSSPPSNPDPSPPQNHITVAKKQSWARQGFAAPPTRLPPSSAPRNSDQERAAGASQDAPGQSWSQRLLQDQTDLCGVGPALDVTSCVPISSTAILQDASHPAGGAPEGPGSATSTKLSGQRTYLQSLDRSSRAWVLSSGKTQASDEARGPQQESGGNIWYNPIPEEEDAAAPRREEEIWRRRDDREERGAARRPADIRAEPGGAWTGSTESQPEGANPSVSHLTDDITTENTDSAHSDSSPASQKKGGVSSSVMDRLRSPGTVRKLSMKMKKLPELRRKLSLRSSSRANRQGNDSKGGSDESTNKNPPSASSNQNVISRYHLDTSAPPARPLRRSSRGRSAKGGYLSDGDSPELLPRQQASPVTTPQETACDMSSFRLYVDADPPRCSQRVTGLLTVQLLGLEEMKGSRSEGSKEVFLAIQIDGLTRARTALLTLRGSALPLNHAFHLELERARQLRVVVLTPAGPAAAGGSGSVTDQTSGGPARNRVCGLGGVSIPPLFKGSRSQQLCVKLEPRGLLYLKLSLQERWDTQPSSDSSLPANVFGVELHRLVEKEGSAAPVPLLIQKSVTEIERRGLKVVGLYRLCGSAAVKKELRDWFERNSSAVCLSEDLYPDINVITGILKDYLRELPSALITRTLYEVVREAMTLRPPPTPPATPDPQLAQNTVDLLSCLPPPERATLSLLLDHLSLVASLSSSNRMTHQNLAVCFGPVLLTPTQEAWRGGGGGGGGGGGGGGRGGRGGKGSGHGEEIASAVDFKRHIEALHYLLQLWPVPTRRVLADDHIDVSPPPSPALPRHPQQRHPALRLALAQNPEQEVVVSRRGRGGLTRLESPPPINRYAGDWSICGRDLLSGQEADYDEVAGSESDGGSGDEEEEEKKEVWSSEGGGGGGLYVDDFMDFDAPFNCRLSLKDFDTLIHDLDRELAKQINICL